One segment of Castanea sativa cultivar Marrone di Chiusa Pesio chromosome 3, ASM4071231v1 DNA contains the following:
- the LOC142629644 gene encoding serine carboxypeptidase-like 50: MEQSTRSNSPNLVLVFFFFLSFCNIPTLLSLPSSSSSTSAFPNEALPTKSGYLPVNPTTGSAIFYTFYEAQEPISTLSQTPLLIWLQGGPGCSSMTGNFFELGPWRVNFHKAKSDPLVLEPNSGSWNRLFGLLFLDNPIGTGFSIASTPQEIPRDQYIVATHLFAAITSFIELDPSFKFRPIYITGESYAGKYVPAIGYYILKKNAGLAVSEQVNLAGVAIGNGLTDPITQVATHAVNAYFSGLINERQKSELEKAQWEAVGLTKSKNWREATNARNKVLHLLQNMTGLATLYDFTRKVPYNSDLVTDFLQNNEVKKALGANESIVFEECSDAVGDALHDDVMKSVKYMVEFLVKKSKVLLYQGHFDLRDGVVSTETWVKTMDWEGVGNFSVAGRKVWKINKALAGFVQKWGSLSQVVVLGAGHLVPTDQSSSSQAMIEDWVLERGLFGHPQEEDLSSNFQGAL; this comes from the coding sequence ATGGAGCAGTCAACACGGTCCAACTCCCCTAACCTTGtccttgtcttcttcttcttcctctccttcTGTAACATCCCAACTTTATTATCATtaccctcttcttcttcttcaacctcTGCTTTTCCCAATGAAGCTCTCCCCACTAAATCAGGCTATCTCCCTGTCAATCCCACCACTGGTTCCGCCATTTTCTACACTTTCTATGAAGCCCAGGAACCCATTTCGACTCTCTCCCAAACCCCACTTCTCATTTGGCTCCAAGGTGGCCCTGGCTGCTCCTCCATGACTGGTAACTTTTTTGAACTTGGACCCTGGCGTGTCAATTTTCATAAGGCCAAGTCTGACCCCCTTGTTCTTGAACCCAATTCTGGTTCTTGGAACCGCTTATTCGGCCTTCTTTTCCTCGATAATCCGATTGGAACTGGGTTTAGTATTGCTTCTACACCCCAAGAAATCCCAAGAGATCAATATATTGTTGCCACGCATCTTTTTGCTGCAATCACTTCGTTTATTGAACTAGACCCATCGTTTAAGTTTCGTCCAATATATATTACGGGTGAGAGCTATGCAGGTAAGTATGTTCCAGCGATTGGATActatattttgaagaaaaatgcaGGCTTGGCCGTGTCTGAGCAGGTGAACTTAGCAGGTGTTGCTATTGGAAATGGTTTGACTGACCCGATCACTCAGGTGGCAACTCATGCTGTGAATGCTTACTTTTCGGGTTTGATCAATGAAAGACAAAAGAGTGAATTGGAGAAAGCTCAATGGGAGGCAGTTGGGCTGACCAAATCGAAGAATTGGAGAGAGGCCACAAATGCTAGAAATAAGGTCTTGCATTTGTTGCAAAACATGACAGGGTTGGCCACATTGTATGATTTTACAAGGAAAGTTCCTTACAATTCTGACTTAGTTACTGATTTTTTGCAAAACAATGAGGTGAAAAAGGCCTTAGGAGCGAATGAATCGATTGTGTTTGAGGAATGTAGTGATGCAGTGGGGGATGCATTGCATGATGATGTGATGAAGAGTGTGAAATATATGGTGGAGTTTTTGGTGAAGAAGAGCAAGGTTTTGTTGTATCAAGGGCATTTTGATTTGAGAGATGGTGTGGTTTCAACTGAGACTTGGGTGAAGACAATGGATTGGGAGGGAGTTGGGAATTTTTCAGTGGCAGGGAGGAAGGTTTGGAAGATAAATAAAGCGCTTGCTGGGTTTGTGCAGAAATGGGGGAGTTTGAGTCAAGTTGTGGTTTTGGGGGCTGGGCATCTTGTGCCTACTGACCAGTCATCAAGTTCACAGGCAATGATAGAAGACTGGGTTTTGGAGAGGGGCTTATTTGGCCATCCACAAGAGGAGGATTTGTCATCAAATTTCCAGGGTGCGTTGTAA